A genomic window from Vagococcus entomophilus includes:
- a CDS encoding ClbS/DfsB family four-helix bundle protein — protein sequence MARPTTKQDLIQIANEKFSQLQLLINTFPIDKQETDFSFNQDFLEKKKEAHWQRDKNLRDVLIHLYEWHQLLLNWIQRNNAGISSSFLPTPYNWRNYAQMNEAFIRKHQETSLQSAKESLEKSHLAVMKQLKQYTNEQLFAKKQFSWTGSTTLGSYFVSSTSSHYDWAIKKLKQVKKQGSF from the coding sequence ATGGCGAGACCCACTACAAAGCAAGACCTAATTCAGATTGCAAATGAAAAATTTAGTCAGCTCCAACTGCTAATAAATACCTTTCCAATCGATAAGCAAGAAACTGATTTTTCTTTCAATCAAGACTTTTTAGAAAAGAAAAAAGAAGCACATTGGCAAAGAGACAAAAACTTACGTGATGTCCTCATTCATTTATACGAATGGCACCAATTATTACTCAACTGGATTCAAAGAAACAACGCGGGTATTTCTTCCAGTTTTTTGCCTACTCCTTATAACTGGCGAAACTATGCCCAGATGAACGAAGCATTTATCCGTAAACATCAAGAAACTTCTCTACAAAGTGCAAAGGAATCCTTAGAAAAAAGTCATTTGGCTGTTATGAAGCAGCTCAAGCAGTATACGAATGAGCAATTATTTGCAAAAAAGCAATTTTCCTGGACAGGTTCCACCACACTTGGTAGTTATTTTGTTTCCAGTACCTCAAGTCACTACGATTGGGCGATAAAAAAATTAAAACAAGTCAAAAAACAGGGTTCTTTTTAA
- the groL gene encoding chaperonin GroEL (60 kDa chaperone family; promotes refolding of misfolded polypeptides especially under stressful conditions; forms two stacked rings of heptamers to form a barrel-shaped 14mer; ends can be capped by GroES; misfolded proteins enter the barrel where they are refolded when GroES binds), with protein sequence MAKDIKFAEDARSAMLRGVDKLANTVKVTLGPKGRNVVLEKSFGSPLITNDGVTIAKEVELEDHFENMGAKLVSEVASKTNDIAGDGTTTATVLTQAIVREGLKNVTAGANPIGIRKGIELATKTAVEELHAISKVVNSKEAIAQVAAISSGDDKIGHLIADAMEKVGNDGVITIEESKGIDTELEVVEGMQFDRGYLSQYMVTDNDKMEAVLENPYILITDKKISNIQDILPMLEQIVQQGKQLLIIADDVDGEALPTLVLNKLRGTFSVCAVKAPGFGDRRKAMLEDIATLTGGTVITEELGLELKDTTLESLGTAGKVVVDKDNTTIVEGAGEKAEIEKRVGLIRSQIAETTSDFDREKLQERLAKLAGGVAVVKVGAATETELKELKLRIEDALNATRAAVEEGIVSGGGTALVNASTKVAEIKSEGDVATGVKIVLRALEEPIRQIATNAGLEGSVIVDKMKNVELGTGFNAATGEWVNMIESGIVDPTKVTRSALQNAASVAALLLTTEAVVADQPDANDGAPAGMGAPGMDPSMMGGMM encoded by the coding sequence ATGGCAAAAGATATTAAATTTGCAGAAGATGCACGTAGCGCAATGCTTCGTGGAGTAGACAAGTTAGCGAATACAGTAAAAGTAACATTAGGACCAAAAGGACGTAATGTAGTTTTGGAGAAATCATTTGGTTCACCACTTATTACCAATGATGGTGTGACGATTGCAAAAGAAGTGGAACTAGAAGATCACTTCGAAAACATGGGGGCAAAACTTGTATCTGAGGTTGCTTCTAAAACAAATGATATTGCAGGAGATGGGACAACTACTGCGACAGTCTTGACTCAAGCGATTGTGCGTGAAGGACTTAAAAACGTTACAGCGGGTGCAAACCCAATTGGCATTCGTAAAGGAATTGAACTAGCAACAAAAACAGCAGTAGAAGAATTACATGCCATTTCTAAAGTTGTAAATTCTAAAGAAGCGATTGCCCAAGTTGCTGCGATTTCTTCTGGTGATGACAAGATTGGTCATCTTATTGCAGATGCAATGGAAAAAGTTGGCAATGATGGTGTAATTACAATTGAAGAGTCAAAAGGAATTGATACCGAACTTGAAGTAGTTGAAGGAATGCAATTTGATCGCGGCTATCTATCACAATATATGGTGACAGATAACGATAAAATGGAAGCAGTCTTAGAAAATCCATACATTTTAATTACAGATAAAAAAATCTCTAACATTCAAGATATCTTGCCAATGCTAGAACAAATTGTTCAACAAGGCAAACAATTATTGATTATTGCAGATGATGTGGATGGAGAAGCTTTACCAACACTTGTTTTAAACAAACTACGCGGAACTTTCAGCGTATGTGCTGTGAAAGCACCAGGATTTGGTGATCGCCGTAAAGCAATGCTTGAAGACATTGCCACATTAACTGGTGGGACAGTCATTACAGAAGAGTTAGGCTTAGAATTAAAAGATACAACACTTGAATCTTTAGGAACTGCTGGGAAAGTAGTAGTTGACAAAGACAATACAACGATTGTTGAAGGCGCTGGAGAAAAAGCGGAAATTGAAAAACGTGTTGGCTTGATCCGTTCTCAAATCGCTGAGACAACTTCTGATTTTGATCGTGAAAAACTACAAGAACGTTTAGCCAAACTTGCAGGCGGGGTAGCGGTTGTCAAAGTTGGAGCGGCTACTGAAACAGAATTAAAAGAATTAAAACTACGCATTGAAGATGCTTTAAATGCAACAAGAGCAGCAGTAGAAGAAGGAATTGTTTCTGGTGGAGGAACTGCACTAGTCAATGCCTCAACTAAAGTAGCAGAAATTAAAAGCGAAGGGGATGTCGCAACCGGTGTCAAAATCGTCTTGCGCGCCTTAGAAGAACCTATTCGTCAAATCGCAACAAACGCTGGATTAGAAGGCTCTGTCATTGTAGATAAAATGAAAAATGTAGAGCTAGGAACAGGATTTAATGCAGCAACAGGAGAATGGGTCAATATGATTGAATCAGGAATTGTTGATCCAACAAAAGTAACGCGTTCAGCACTCCAAAATGCAGCAAGTGTAGCAGCATTACTTCTTACAACAGAAGCTGTTGTAGCGGATCAACCAGATGCAAATGATGGTGCACCAGCAGGCATGGGTGCTCCTGGTATGGATCCTTCTATGATGGGCGGTATGATGTAA
- the groES gene encoding co-chaperone GroES: MLKPLGDRVLIEVAKEEEKTVGGIVLTSASKEKPQTGSIVAVGEGRVLENGEKVAVAVQVGDTVMFEKYAGSEVKYEGKEYLIVHEKDIVAIVE, translated from the coding sequence GTGTTAAAACCATTAGGCGATCGAGTATTAATCGAAGTAGCAAAAGAAGAAGAAAAAACTGTAGGTGGGATTGTCTTGACTTCTGCCTCAAAAGAGAAACCTCAAACAGGCTCTATTGTTGCAGTTGGAGAGGGCCGTGTTTTAGAGAACGGAGAAAAAGTTGCGGTTGCTGTTCAAGTTGGTGACACTGTCATGTTTGAAAAATATGCTGGTTCCGAAGTGAAATATGAAGGAAAAGAATATTTGATTGTACACGAAAAAGATATCGTAGCGATAGTAGAATAA
- a CDS encoding CPBP family intramembrane glutamic endopeptidase — protein sequence MSSIKNAFATVLTFLCVYFSPGIFASLIHPSQGLLIQFTTFAYILGACICLLILIRKKERNPLERKEPKSTRMSILLTGIVSIFLVAFIQVIAAQIEQLILGTSATSTNTQTIIQIMKQYPFFLVATTIAGPIMEELVFRRSIAGILSIYSPSWLAFSISSLLFALAHNDGHYLIYFSIGFFFCYLYKKTGSIWTSIIAHAGMNFLVSIIQLLFVK from the coding sequence ATGTCATCAATAAAAAATGCATTTGCTACCGTGCTAACGTTTTTATGCGTCTATTTTTCTCCAGGTATTTTTGCGTCACTGATTCACCCTAGTCAAGGTTTGTTGATTCAATTCACTACTTTCGCCTACATACTAGGAGCCTGTATTTGCCTTCTAATCTTAATTAGAAAAAAAGAACGGAACCCACTGGAGAGAAAAGAGCCAAAAAGTACTCGGATGTCTATACTTTTAACAGGAATAGTTTCTATTTTCTTAGTTGCTTTTATCCAAGTAATTGCTGCCCAAATCGAGCAATTGATTTTGGGAACTTCTGCTACCTCTACAAATACGCAAACAATTATCCAAATCATGAAACAATATCCTTTTTTCTTAGTTGCGACAACAATAGCTGGTCCGATTATGGAAGAACTGGTTTTCCGTAGATCTATTGCAGGAATTTTGTCGATTTATAGCCCAAGCTGGTTGGCTTTTTCTATCAGTTCACTTCTATTTGCACTCGCACATAACGATGGGCATTACCTCATTTATTTTTCAATTGGCTTCTTCTTTTGTTATTTATACAAAAAAACCGGAAGTATCTGGACCTCCATTATTGCGCATGCAGGCATGAACTTTTTGGTTTCAATCATACAATTACTTTTTGTAAAATAA
- a CDS encoding redox-sensing transcriptional repressor Rex has protein sequence MKEQSIPKATAKRLPLYYRYLRFLADSGKTKVSSTELSEVVKVDSATIRRDFSYFGELGKRGYGYDVESLLNFFAKTLSEDRLTNVALIGVGNLGNALLKYGFHQSNNIRISAAFDIREDIVGRIVDGVPVYPLSDMKEQIKLQQIEIAILTVPSSVAQDNVNKLIDAGIKGIMNFTPIRINTPHDIQVQNVDLTNELQTLIYFLNHYGPKLEKQEAIDK, from the coding sequence ATGAAAGAACAATCCATACCAAAAGCAACGGCTAAACGTTTACCGTTATATTATAGATATCTTCGCTTTTTAGCTGATTCTGGAAAAACAAAAGTTTCTTCAACAGAATTAAGTGAAGTGGTAAAAGTTGACAGTGCTACCATTCGTCGCGATTTTTCTTATTTTGGTGAATTAGGAAAAAGAGGGTACGGGTATGATGTTGAAAGTTTGCTAAACTTTTTTGCTAAGACGTTAAGTGAGGATCGTTTAACCAATGTTGCGCTTATCGGAGTGGGAAATTTAGGCAATGCATTACTTAAATATGGGTTCCACCAAAGCAATAATATTAGGATTAGTGCTGCTTTTGATATAAGAGAAGATATTGTCGGCAGAATTGTTGATGGAGTTCCAGTCTATCCACTCTCAGATATGAAAGAGCAAATCAAATTACAACAAATTGAAATTGCGATTTTAACAGTTCCATCTAGTGTTGCACAAGATAATGTCAATAAGTTAATTGATGCAGGAATTAAAGGGATAATGAACTTTACCCCGATTCGGATAAATACACCACACGATATTCAAGTTCAAAATGTTGATTTAACCAATGAACTGCAAACGCTCATTTACTTTTTAAATCATTACGGACCAAAACTAGAGAAACAAGAAGCAATCGATAAATAA
- a CDS encoding ABC-F family ATP-binding cassette domain-containing protein — protein MILLQAHQVARYFGGDCLFEHLYMEIQERSRVALVGRNGAGKSTFLKIIAGLEDPDEGTLSKAKGIRIGYLAQNTGLASDQTIWEEMLTAFNEVRTLEEKLHHIEQTISRQSSEHTSDSYQKLLSDYDYLQHQFQEMNGYGYEAEIRSVLHGFRFTEEFFDRKIQTLSGGQKTRLALAKLLLEKPELLILDEPTNHLDIETLTWLENYLQNYRGALLIVSHDRYFLDKVVTEVYEITQKKMFFYKSNYSNYLVQKEERLQSEWKAYEKQQTEIAKMEDFVQKNIVRATTTKRAQSRRKALEKIERLDRPKGDEKSAHFLFQIDKPSGNIVLQITDGAVGYEQAPLCQPINIDIRKQEAIALVGPNGVGKTTLLKSIIGKLPFIQGSSHFGANVSIGYYDQEQANLKSGKTVLQELWDEHPTTPEKDIRTILGSFLFSGNEVEKTVSLLSGGEKARLALAKLAMNRENFLILDEPTNHLDIDSKEVLEQALIDYAGTILFVSHDRYFINRIATKIIELTEDGSKLYLGDYDYYLEKKKEEAEIKELLKETNSITQTASPSSDGKKTFQESKEQQKKIRSIERKIESLEHELQTIEQTIEAIHQELSQPDLVSDVPKIQELSLALEQAELQQEKLLAEWENTSLELEEFN, from the coding sequence ATGATTTTATTACAAGCTCATCAAGTTGCTCGCTATTTTGGTGGCGATTGCTTATTTGAACATTTATATATGGAAATACAAGAACGTAGTCGAGTAGCACTGGTCGGTCGAAATGGTGCGGGAAAATCGACTTTTTTAAAAATTATTGCTGGTCTAGAAGACCCTGATGAGGGGACTTTGTCCAAAGCCAAAGGGATTCGAATTGGTTACCTTGCACAAAATACAGGTTTGGCCTCTGATCAAACCATCTGGGAAGAAATGCTGACCGCCTTTAATGAGGTGCGCACATTGGAAGAGAAGCTGCATCATATTGAGCAGACAATTAGTCGCCAAAGTAGTGAGCATACTTCTGATTCCTACCAAAAGCTTCTGTCTGATTACGATTACTTACAGCATCAATTTCAAGAAATGAATGGCTACGGATACGAAGCAGAAATTCGTTCTGTTTTACATGGGTTTCGTTTTACAGAAGAATTTTTTGATCGAAAAATTCAAACTCTTTCAGGCGGTCAAAAAACACGTCTGGCTTTGGCAAAATTATTGCTGGAAAAACCTGAACTTTTAATTTTGGATGAACCGACAAACCATTTGGATATTGAAACTTTGACTTGGTTAGAAAACTATTTACAAAACTATCGTGGCGCGCTATTGATTGTCTCACATGATCGCTATTTTCTAGATAAAGTAGTCACAGAAGTCTATGAAATAACACAAAAGAAGATGTTTTTCTACAAAAGCAACTACTCCAATTATTTAGTTCAAAAAGAAGAACGTCTCCAAAGTGAATGGAAAGCTTACGAAAAACAGCAAACAGAAATTGCCAAAATGGAAGACTTTGTGCAAAAAAATATTGTACGCGCTACGACAACCAAACGAGCACAAAGTAGAAGAAAAGCGTTAGAGAAAATTGAGCGATTGGATCGACCAAAAGGCGATGAAAAATCTGCACATTTTCTATTTCAAATCGACAAACCATCTGGCAATATTGTCTTACAAATAACAGACGGAGCTGTTGGTTATGAACAAGCCCCTTTATGTCAGCCTATCAACATAGATATACGCAAACAAGAAGCCATTGCGCTTGTGGGACCTAACGGAGTTGGAAAAACGACTTTATTAAAATCAATTATTGGGAAGCTTCCTTTTATCCAAGGCTCCTCGCATTTTGGAGCCAATGTTTCAATTGGGTATTACGATCAAGAACAAGCCAATTTAAAATCTGGAAAAACAGTGCTCCAAGAGCTTTGGGATGAGCATCCTACCACACCAGAAAAGGATATTCGAACGATTCTGGGAAGTTTCTTGTTCAGTGGCAATGAAGTGGAAAAAACAGTGTCTTTATTAAGTGGTGGCGAAAAAGCTCGTCTGGCTTTGGCGAAGTTGGCAATGAATCGTGAAAACTTCTTAATCTTAGATGAACCAACCAACCATTTAGACATTGATAGTAAAGAAGTGCTTGAGCAGGCATTGATTGATTACGCGGGTACTATACTTTTTGTTTCACATGACCGCTATTTTATTAACCGGATTGCAACAAAAATCATCGAGCTGACAGAAGATGGCAGCAAACTTTATTTAGGCGATTATGATTATTACTTAGAAAAGAAAAAAGAAGAAGCAGAAATCAAGGAGCTTTTAAAAGAAACGAACAGCATCACACAGACCGCTTCGCCTTCTTCAGATGGGAAAAAAACCTTTCAAGAATCTAAAGAACAACAAAAGAAAATTCGATCGATTGAACGCAAGATTGAATCTTTAGAACATGAACTTCAGACAATTGAGCAAACTATTGAAGCGATTCACCAAGAGCTGAGTCAGCCTGATTTAGTCAGTGATGTCCCTAAAATTCAAGAGCTTTCTCTAGCACTTGAACAAGCCGAACTGCAACAAGAAAAGCTTTTGGCAGAGTGGGAAAACACGAGCCTTGAGCTGGAAGAATTCAACTAA
- a CDS encoding DHH family phosphoesterase yields the protein MKITDKILSEIKAYQTIIVQRHQSPDPDALGSQGGLVEILKASFPKKNIYKVGGSVEDLGYLVEMDQIEDQVYNGALVIVTDTANAPRISDQRYALGEKIIKIDHHPDDEPYGDLSWVNTKASSCSEIIFDFYSACQDELKMTDEAARLLYGGIVGDTGRFLYPATTPHTMEVASKLMNYTFDATKLNRQINEITFNVAKLSGYVLEHLEVDEDGAAMVLLPQKTLKNYQVVDSQTAALIPLPGQVDCVKAWFIAVEQLDGTYRIRMRSKKTSINQIAKLHNGGGHPLASGARAKDLQEVNQIYREVQEVIKTQ from the coding sequence ATGAAAATTACCGACAAGATTTTATCTGAAATAAAAGCCTATCAAACGATTATCGTACAACGGCATCAAAGCCCTGATCCAGATGCATTAGGTTCTCAAGGAGGCTTAGTTGAGATACTTAAAGCCTCTTTCCCGAAGAAAAACATCTACAAAGTTGGCGGTAGTGTGGAGGACTTAGGTTACTTGGTTGAGATGGATCAAATCGAAGACCAAGTCTATAATGGAGCCCTAGTCATTGTCACAGATACAGCAAATGCTCCGAGAATCAGCGATCAACGTTACGCATTGGGAGAAAAAATTATTAAAATTGACCATCATCCAGATGATGAACCCTATGGAGATCTTTCTTGGGTAAATACGAAAGCAAGTAGCTGCAGTGAGATTATCTTTGATTTTTACTCTGCATGCCAAGATGAACTGAAGATGACGGATGAAGCAGCACGTCTTTTGTATGGTGGAATCGTCGGAGATACTGGCCGCTTTTTGTATCCTGCCACCACGCCGCATACAATGGAAGTCGCTTCTAAATTAATGAATTATACTTTTGATGCCACAAAGTTGAACCGCCAAATTAATGAAATTACATTCAATGTAGCAAAGTTATCGGGCTATGTGTTGGAACATCTAGAGGTGGATGAGGACGGTGCAGCCATGGTCTTGCTTCCACAAAAAACGTTAAAAAACTATCAAGTGGTTGATTCTCAAACCGCCGCACTTATTCCTCTTCCAGGCCAAGTGGACTGTGTCAAAGCATGGTTTATTGCAGTGGAGCAATTAGACGGAACGTACCGCATCCGTATGCGCTCTAAAAAAACATCCATCAATCAAATTGCCAAATTGCACAACGGTGGAGGCCATCCCCTAGCAAGCGGTGCACGTGCTAAGGACTTGCAAGAAGTAAATCAAATCTACCGAGAAGTACAAGAAGTAATAAAAACTCAATAA
- a CDS encoding DRTGG domain-containing protein — protein sequence MATKHDQILAFIETLPVGEKISVRRIAKNLNVSEGTAYRAIKDAENIGLVSTIQRVGTIRIERKMKENIEKLTFGEVVTIIEGDVLGGHAGLDKALNKFTIGAMTETAMKRYITADSLVIVGNRLGAQQLALKSGAAVLITGGFDTTEEIIALANQLERPVMRTSYDTFTVATMINRALRDQLIKKDIMLIGDIFTPIERTNYLNSTDSITDYRILSETTEHSRFPVVNKNKRLLGMITAKDVIGKSEQQIVDKVMTKNPRSAKTHMSVASVGHMMIWDGFEMMPVVADDLTLLGIVSRQDVMKAMQLAQRQPQVANTISDQISGDILEVKEKLALPIGKEVSSFQFTVTPQMVNSVGTISFGVLSEIVTNVSERVMYANQKRNAVIEQVSLHYLRLIQLESELEIRPRILEIGRRSAKLDIEVYLENIITAKAIVVCQLMERT from the coding sequence GTGGCAACAAAGCATGATCAAATATTAGCTTTTATTGAAACTTTGCCTGTAGGAGAAAAAATTTCTGTGCGACGAATTGCCAAAAATTTGAACGTCAGTGAAGGAACAGCCTACCGAGCGATTAAAGATGCTGAAAATATAGGACTTGTTTCCACTATTCAAAGAGTTGGAACGATTCGAATTGAAAGAAAGATGAAAGAGAACATTGAAAAGTTGACATTTGGTGAAGTGGTGACAATCATCGAAGGAGATGTGTTAGGCGGGCATGCCGGACTTGATAAGGCACTCAATAAATTTACGATTGGTGCGATGACTGAGACAGCAATGAAACGCTATATTACGGCTGACTCGCTTGTAATTGTTGGGAATCGTTTAGGTGCGCAACAACTTGCCTTAAAAAGTGGAGCAGCTGTACTGATAACTGGTGGATTTGACACCACAGAAGAAATCATCGCACTAGCGAACCAGTTAGAAAGGCCGGTAATGCGAACAAGTTATGACACCTTCACTGTTGCAACCATGATTAACCGTGCATTGCGTGATCAGCTGATCAAAAAAGATATTATGCTAATTGGGGATATTTTCACACCAATTGAGCGAACAAACTATCTTAATAGTACAGATAGTATCACAGATTATCGGATTTTATCCGAAACGACCGAACACTCTAGATTTCCTGTAGTGAACAAAAACAAACGCTTACTGGGAATGATTACGGCAAAAGATGTGATTGGAAAATCGGAACAGCAAATAGTAGATAAAGTGATGACTAAAAATCCTAGAAGTGCCAAAACTCATATGAGTGTTGCAAGTGTTGGGCACATGATGATCTGGGATGGTTTTGAGATGATGCCGGTTGTAGCGGATGACTTAACACTTTTAGGAATTGTATCTAGGCAAGATGTAATGAAAGCCATGCAGCTTGCGCAGCGCCAACCACAAGTTGCTAATACCATTTCTGATCAAATTTCTGGAGACATATTAGAAGTGAAAGAAAAACTAGCGCTCCCAATTGGCAAAGAAGTCTCTAGTTTTCAGTTTACGGTGACGCCGCAAATGGTCAATAGTGTGGGAACCATATCTTTTGGTGTTCTGAGTGAAATCGTGACCAATGTTTCTGAAAGAGTGATGTATGCGAATCAAAAACGGAATGCAGTGATCGAACAGGTAAGCTTACACTATTTACGCTTGATTCAACTAGAAAGTGAATTAGAGATTCGCCCTAGAATTCTTGAGATTGGGCGACGTTCAGCGAAATTAGATATTGAAGTTTATTTAGAAAATATTATTACAGCAAAAGCAATTGTTGTATGTCAATTAATGGAACGAACTTAA
- a CDS encoding MFS transporter → MERKSFQEDLQVQKHRWIILAAVGMFTFMATLDGSIVNIALPTISKDVSVPMNQTEWVVSIYLIVVCACLLLFGKIGDAIGKIKIFKLGTFIFVFGSFLCGIHLSLNFLLFARVVQAIGASMTMSTNSGIITEVFPLQERGRALGMIGSFVSLGAIAGPGIGGVILAHLSWPYIFWINIPIGILTIILGAIYLPKDIQATKDPIDFKGFIAFAIFILGLFGAIFIGQETGFLKAPIVAMFVISMLALGLFWKIEQRQLKPLVEFSIFKNKTFTISLLAAVCIFVANFFSNVLLPFYLQNVRGFSASHAGLLMMVFPLVMVIGSPITGILTDKWGPQRLTLIGLGVLTLTEFGNIFLQEKTPIRFFLLLSAMMGLGNAIFQSPNNTIVMSSVEKRQLGVAGGMNAFARNFGMVVGISAATTMLYSAMSQKYGSKVITYIPSRPDVFVYGMKISYALAFGICLFATVMTAYRLVRSKRK, encoded by the coding sequence TTGGAAAGAAAATCATTTCAAGAAGATTTACAAGTCCAAAAACATAGGTGGATTATTTTAGCAGCAGTTGGCATGTTCACTTTTATGGCAACATTGGATGGTAGTATCGTAAATATTGCTTTACCTACTATTTCAAAAGATGTATCGGTTCCGATGAATCAAACAGAATGGGTTGTTTCTATTTATCTTATTGTCGTCTGTGCATGTCTATTGTTATTTGGAAAAATAGGAGATGCAATAGGCAAAATCAAAATTTTTAAGTTAGGTACTTTTATTTTTGTTTTTGGTTCGTTTTTATGTGGGATTCATTTATCTTTAAACTTTTTACTCTTTGCACGTGTGGTACAAGCGATTGGCGCAAGCATGACGATGTCCACAAATTCGGGCATCATCACAGAGGTTTTTCCTTTGCAAGAACGTGGACGAGCACTTGGTATGATTGGTTCGTTTGTCTCTTTAGGAGCAATTGCAGGACCTGGTATTGGTGGCGTGATTTTAGCTCATCTAAGTTGGCCTTATATTTTTTGGATTAATATTCCCATTGGGATTCTGACTATTATCTTAGGAGCAATCTATTTGCCAAAAGATATCCAGGCAACCAAAGATCCAATTGATTTTAAAGGTTTTATAGCATTTGCAATTTTTATTTTAGGACTTTTTGGAGCAATTTTTATTGGTCAAGAAACAGGATTTTTGAAAGCACCGATTGTTGCCATGTTTGTGATCTCTATGCTAGCATTGGGACTATTTTGGAAGATTGAACAGAGACAGCTAAAACCGCTAGTCGAATTTTCAATTTTTAAAAACAAGACGTTTACCATTAGCTTGCTCGCAGCAGTTTGTATTTTTGTGGCAAACTTTTTTTCAAATGTTCTCTTGCCATTTTATTTACAAAATGTTCGTGGATTTTCAGCGAGTCATGCTGGATTACTCATGATGGTCTTTCCACTGGTGATGGTCATTGGCTCACCTATAACAGGGATTCTTACAGATAAATGGGGTCCACAACGGTTAACACTTATTGGACTTGGTGTTTTGACACTGACCGAATTTGGCAATATCTTTTTACAAGAAAAAACTCCTATTAGGTTCTTTCTTCTTTTATCTGCAATGATGGGGCTAGGCAATGCTATTTTTCAATCACCAAACAATACAATTGTGATGAGTTCTGTAGAAAAAAGACAGCTCGGGGTTGCAGGTGGCATGAATGCCTTTGCAAGGAACTTTGGGATGGTTGTAGGAATTTCAGCTGCAACAACTATGCTTTATAGTGCGATGAGCCAAAAGTATGGTTCAAAAGTCATCACATATATTCCGAGTAGACCAGATGTATTCGTTTATGGGATGAAGATTTCTTACGCTTTGGCTTTTGGAATTTGTTTGTTTGCAACAGTAATGACTGCTTATCGTTTAGTGAGGAGCAAGCGTAAATAA